Part of the Nicotiana sylvestris chromosome 2, ASM39365v2, whole genome shotgun sequence genome, ctatatcaagccacctcgtggcatcatctctcggcacttggcctcacatcactcggcactcggcctcacgtcactcaagccacctcgtggcgtataaaagtatctcagaccctcagcctcatatcgctcagcatatcctcacatatgtccctcggcctcactcagtccaaaaatcatcacaagcccctcgggcattagcaaaacagtagttctcagtccAAAACAtcttttagaaatatcatttaagtttcaaatatgagtaaaagtggctgagtttgtaaaatagtaaatatcaacaggactgagttcaagtgatAAATCAATACAgtaaggaaatagtgataaaaatcctcggagggttcaaatagttggcacgaagcccaaatatggcaatcatcccaaaccatgatgataacaaacaagtttcagtcaaatacgcggtaaaatcatcagtcgggacggaccaagtcacaatccccaatagtaaacgactccacgctcatcatcaagcgcgtgtctcacctcaatatagcactacgatgtgcaaatccggggttcaaacccttaggacatcatttgcaatcattactcacctcgaaccggtgaaatctctagctcgcgacgcctttgcccctcaaattggcctccacgcgcgtcgaatctatccaaaatcaaaacgaatacattacaatatgctaagggaataaagcccaagcgaaaacaatcgaaaaatatcaaaaatcccgaaattagcaaaactggaaccccgggcccacttctcaaaactcagaaattttcacatcattagattccttatcaccccgcgagttcatacatatcaaaagttctcaaatccgaccttaaatggtccttcaaatcccaatttaaaagttcaaaatcccaagccctagttcttccatctttagcttaagttccatgaatttctaggttgatttcacaatagaatcacgttttaggttcaaaaatcttacctccaatcaattctccttgaatccttctttaatcaccctaaaAAATCTCTCAGAATgctcaactatggaggaaaaatgactcaaaatcgcggatgaaataacttataaactttctgcccagttctgaTATTCCTTTTTCGCGAACACAATcaacctctcgcgttcgcgaatcaCAACTTTGCGTTGACCAACTTTtactcttcgcaaacgcgactcacccattgcgaacgcgatgcttctttCTCAtataccttcgcgaatgcgaaccCCTTAGGCGAATGCGATGAACAAAAAGGCCTTGATCTCAAATtacactacgcgatcgcgagtaCCCTCTAACGAACGCGATGCCCAACCTGCCaaccctccgcgaacgcgaaggcttagcCCTGGCCTTCtacaattccttcttcgcgaacgcgaggactcctcgcgaacgcgaagagataaatctctgcaacactgaacctgcatttctgcaatttcccaaactccaaaatggtccgattgaccacccgaaactcacccgaggcccccgggacctcaaccaaaggcaccaacacatcctaaaacctcattcaaacttgttccaatcatcaaaccacctcaaacaacaacaaatccatcaattcacattgaattatagcctaagttttctaaaaacttccgaaatacactttcgataaaaaacccaaccaaaccacgtccgaatgacctgaaattttgcacacacgtcagcaatgacataacgaagctgcaacaactctcgaaattccattccgaccctcgggtcaaaatctcgcctatcaaccgaaaatcgccaaaacactaacttcgccaattcaagttaGTGTTTTGAACCatcgaacctccaaaaccaattcgatcacactcctaagtcatgaatcacctcccgaagctaattgAACCATcgaaaatcacatccgagccctctaacatataagtcaatacccggttgacttttccaacttaaaccctcttaaaagaaactaagtgtctcatttcttaccaaatccacttcGAACGCAAACTGCCCAACTCGCTCACATAAAACACAAATAACGAAGCATaatgaagcagaaatgggggaaacagagcggtaattcatgagacaactggccgggtcgtcacaactgGTGGACTTTCTTGACCAATTTGGGAAACTACAAGAGGCAGAGAAAGTCGTTGAATAAATGCCAATGCAACAAACAGAATTAACactgaattgaagaaaataaatttgCAGCTTCTGTGGGTGATATGGCTTATTAGTTAGGATCTGTTAGCTCTGTGTAATGCTACTGCTAATAAATATCAAAAAGCTACCAAACCTAGGAAAATGCTTACTCACCAACATGTTGAGGTAAAGATTCAGTAATGCTATTGCTTATAGTTGTTGGAAGTTCGCACTAGCATAAATGATGGAAATTGTCACTCCTATTATATCATTTCTTTCAACTTTTAGTGGCATAAAGGTGGACAAACCTATGGTAAAAATAGTAAGGGTTATTATTGTCATCCTTCCATCTAACTCCGAGTTAGATCGAAGTGGGGTTGCCTTTTTTTTAGTTGCATTTTTTATTCGGGTGTGGTTAGTGTTTGGGGCGAATTAGTTCGAAAAACAGGTAGATATGGATAAGTCTTTCAAATAGGTTAAATGTTTTAATTTCAACCAATAAGAAGTTGTCACGTGAAATTTGAATAATTATTACTTTAAATTCAGCATTAACCTAATAATCAAAGAGCAAAAATGAACAAAAAGGTGGATGGAGGGATATTTTTAGCCCAATAGGACGAAggtatttttaaaccttttccaATAGTTTAAAGGTATTTTTAACCTTTCTCTGATTCCAAAATTTATCCcggaattattatttttatctcgtGTACCAAATGAGCCCAAGATTATTAAACCTATAGTATGAACCACAAACAATCCAGTGATACAAGCACGGTGTTAGGGGTCTGTTTCTTTGAGCTTGGCTCGACAACAAGAGTGGATGCACCAACGCTGAGGCCGGAGTGGCTACGTGTCTCATGTTAACATCAACTGGAATTTTAGGAAAACATCTTCCTTTCCATATTTTACAAGTTATACGGAGCATTTTGTCCAATTTTGTGAAAAAACAGCATGTTTCAAGATTGCTACAtagtatatttttctcaaaatgtCTGCATATTCAGATGGATAATACTTTGCAATCTTCTTCATCAATCAAAAGAAGTACCAGAAATTAAACAAAAGGCAGCGAGGTAAAGAGGGACATTTTTGTAGCAATCTTGCTAGGTGATTCTCGTCAACAAACAAAGTACAACAACCATTTCAAAATGCTTTCTGACTCAAATTACAACTGATGTGGAGGAACTGCAGTCCCGAATTCTAAGACAACACTCCAGATGCCCAGAAGCTGGTGCAAATGAAAACCAAAAATATACAGAGTTTTGACTTTTTCTGGGATTACTACTTTGATATAGCTAGCTAACTAGATTATAAACTCTGAAAACATGGGTACTACCCTAAAATTTAACAAAATCCAAACCGTAATATCCTTAAACAATCATTTCATACCATTTCCATGCGTTGAAATAGCAAGTTCTGGGAAATTAAAACAATCTCCTCCAGCTCCAACAAATCCACCTTCTCCACTAGCAAGCTGCCACGTGTTGCCCAACATACTAGCTCCAGCACCGTTACTGTTACTATGATCAACACTGGTATGCGACACTACTCCAGGAAATGGCCATATGGGCCTTCCAAGACCAAAGCCCATATCTTCAATTGCAGGCCCAACTCCAAGCCCGAACCCACTGAGTGCTAAAAGACCATGAGGCCCTTGAGTATTGCTCAACAACGAGGTGAAACTCCCACACATGTTCCCATTCGGCTTCACGTCAAAGGGTAGTGGCCCGCCGTGATGATCGGCAGTTAGAGGAACCAAAAATGGAGAAACGTGTGATGGAGTAGGCGCGTGATGGTAGTCGCGAGGAGAGAGCGTGGAGGACAAGCAGCTGCTAGTGCTGCTACTGGTGTTGTTAGTAGTGATTGTACGGGAGCGTTTGGCATTTTTGCGACTACCCCCACCAACGGGGATGTCACGAAGAGTGCCGCCGTGTGTCCAATAACGGCGGCAGGACTTACAGAAGTGACGTGGCTGAGAGAAGTTGTAGTTGTTGTAGTAGCAGAATTTAGTGTTGGTGGAATCACAGCGTGGACATGGAAGATGCTCCGGCTCCGGTGCCGGTGCAGCTCCTTGCTGTTGTTTGGTAGCTTTTCGTTCACTTACGTCTGAAGGCATTTTTCTTCTCGCTTGTTTGGCTGTTGAAGTAAGAAGAAGGACAGAGACTTCCTATATGTTTAATGAAGTGAAAGAAAGATGTGGGGCTTATGGAAGCATGTGGTGGG contains:
- the LOC104229023 gene encoding dof zinc finger protein DOF3.4, which produces MPSDVSERKATKQQQGAAPAPEPEHLPCPRCDSTNTKFCYYNNYNFSQPRHFCKSCRRYWTHGGTLRDIPVGGGSRKNAKRSRTITTNNTSSSTSSCLSSTLSPRDYHHAPTPSHVSPFLVPLTADHHGGPLPFDVKPNGNMCGSFTSLLSNTQGPHGLLALSGFGLGVGPAIEDMGFGLGRPIWPFPGVVSHTSVDHSNSNGAGASMLGNTWQLASGEGGFVGAGGDCFNFPELAISTHGNGMK